The Thermomicrobiales bacterium genome contains the following window.
GGCCGGATTTCGGCCGCCGAAGATCTTCGCAGCAGCGAGATTCCCGTATGTCACAACCCCGTGCGCATCGACCTGGATTACTGCGTCGCGCATTCGATCGAGCACGTTACTCAGATGACGAACTCGCTCGGATTCCTCAGCCCAGCGCGCGCTTGCGGATGAGACGAACGCCTCCGCGTGATGCAACGCCTCGTCGATCTCGTCGCCATTGTCACGTGGCCAGGAGACAACCTGTCCAGCGCGACCGGGAGCAAACTGCCGCGAAGCGATCAGCTGGAGTTGGGCAAGCCGCGCCAGCGCTCGCTGCGCAAACACCGCCGCGAGCACCACACCCGCCACAAATCCGAGAAGCGTAAAGGCCCAGTAACCGGTGAGCGCTTCGAGCGCGCCGCCAATCGCGACGATTGCCACCGGGGCAAAGAACTGATAGATCAACGATCGCACTAGAGATCCCCTCGATCCGGCACACAGAGCCCGCACGGGCATCAACGTCACCAGCTGATTGTGGTGAATCGACGCTGGCCGCCATTCGCTGCCGCCCAGGCCGTCCCGCGACTCGCTCGCCGCTGCATTGTATCCGCGCGCCTGTCGCGGCGGATCGGGCTATCCTATACGTCAGGCCGAAAGCCACGGTCCGTGCCGCCATACTGAGGGTCGGAATGATCATGCGACAAGGGATTGCAGCGCTTGGGCTGTGCTCGTGGGATCAGTTTATCGTCACCGAAACGTACCCGGGTCCCGGTGAGTATGCAATCGTGCGCCAGCAATTCGAGCAATCAGGCGGCACAACTGGCAACGCCTGTGCTGCGATGGCGCGGCTGGGCGTTCCGGTCATGTTCGTCACCGCTGTCGGAGACGACCCACACGGCGCTGCGCTTCTCGGCGATCTGCGCCACGAGGGCTGCGATGTGTCGCGTGCGATCATCCGCACCGACGAGTCGTCCGATACCGGTATCATCGTCGTCTCGGGATCTCCCGCCCATCGGGATCGCACAATCTTCTGGATTCAGGGCGCCAAACCGCAGCACGGCGACCACCTGCCGGTCGATGAGATGCTCGACCATCCGTGGGTACTACTGGATATCAACGACGCTCGCCTGCGGAGCTTCTTCCTCGATCTACCCGCCCACCAGAGCCCGCGTACGAAGCTGTTCGGCACGATGACGTATCTCGTCGAGATGAATCCTGCCGACGGTTGGCATCATGCGCTGCGTCACGATGTCATCGCTGGCAACGTCCGTGAGCTGCTGACTCTGACCGGTGAGCCAACGCTTGACGCCGCCTTTGCGCGCGCTCGACGCGATCTCGTCGCTAATGCATGCAACAGGATGTTCGTCTCACACGGCGCCAATGGTGCATACCTGATTCAACCAGCCGGTATCGAGCACCTCGGGGCCTTTCCGGTTGATGTCGTCGATACGACGGGGGCCGGCGACGCGTTCGCGGCGGGCTGCCTCTGGGGCCTGCTCGACCGTGCGCCCAACGCCGAGATCATGCGCAGAGCCAACGCGCTCGGCGCGCTTGCCTGTCGCGGCCTCGGGGCTCGCTCGGCACTCCCGACACGCGACGAGGCGTTGGCATTCATTGCTGCCAACGGCCAGTCCCAATGACGGAGGCCCTATCTCGGGCCGAGCTTCGCGAGATGGCGCGTGAGAGCGGGCTCGACATTCTCGGCGTTACCGGCCCGGAGCCGTTTTCCGATGCCGAACACTACATCGTCGACCATATCGAACGCGGACACACACGCGGCATGGATTGGTTCACCGTCGCGCGCGCGAGAGAATCGTGCGATCCCCACACCCTGCACGATACAGTCCAGTCGATTGTCTCCGTCGGTATCCCCTTCTGGACAGGTCTATCGAAGCCGCCCGACGACGGGATCCTGCGCGGCCGGATCGCTCGCTACGCCTGGGGGCGTGACTACCACAAGACTCTCAAGCGCCGGATGACGGCGCTGGTAGCAACGATTGAGAAGATCGTTGGCCGGCCGGTGGAAGCCCGAACGCTGAGCGACACAGCTCGGATTGTCGATCGCGCTGTCGCCGCGCGAGCTGGAACGGGATGGGTCGGCAAGAATTCGATGATCATCGTGCCTCGTCATGGCTCCTGGGTCATGCTCGGTGAGATCATGCTCGACATCCACATCACTCCCGACCTCCCGCTTGCCCAGGACTGTGGGCGCTGTCGGATCTGTCTCGATCGCTGCCCGACCGGCGCGATCGTCGAGCCATATCGCATCGACGCTCCACGCTGCGTCTCCTACCTGACCATTGAGGAACGCGGCCCGATCCCGTTCCAGCTTCGTCCCCTCCTCGGCAACCGGGTCTTCGGCTGCGACACCTGCCAGGATGTCTGCCCGTACACATCTGCCGCACGGCCTGCGCACGATCCGGATTTCGAGCCTGTGACGATCGAAAATGCCTTCCCGTCGCTTGAGCGACTTGCGACGATGACCAGCGCCGACTTCTACGCAACGTATAGCGGCACCGCCGTTATCCGCGCCAAACGATCCGGGATGGCCCGCAATGCCGCGATCGCGCTCGGCAACAGCGACGATCCGCGCGCCGAACCGATCCTGATCCAGATGCTCCGCTGTCACGATGAACCACTAGCGCGCGGGCATGCGGCCTGGGCGCTCGCCCATCTCACCGGGGACGAGAGTCATCGCCCATTGACGCTAGCGCTGCAATCCGAACCCGATCCGTCTGTCTGCGTGGAGATCCGCCAGGCGCTCGACGCCTGAATCAACTGGAGGGCTCAGATGCTGTTCCTGGTCGATATCGGCAACACGAATGTCAAGCTTGGCGTTGTCCGGGAGGGAGAGCTCGTCGCGCACTGGCGTGTAGCGACGAACCGGACGAGCATGCCCGATGAGTGGTGGGTCGTCGTCACGACACTGGCCGGCGCCGACGGGATTCGACTGGATCAGATCGAAGGAGCAGTCATCAGCAGCAGCGTGCCCTCGGTCACACCGTGGATCACGACGATGGTCCGCGAACGAGTCGGCATCGAGCCGATCGTCGTCGGCTCGCAGACGAACCTCGGGATCACGATCGATATCGACAACCCGCACGAGGTCGGTCCGGACCGCCTTGTCGATGTCGCTGCTGCCTATGCGATGTTCGGCGGCCCGACCCTCGTCCTCGATTTCGGCTCTGCCACCACGCTAAATGTTGTCACCCGCGATGGTCGCTTCATCGGTGGCGCGATCGCGCCCGATATTCGGGCCGCCCACGATGCGCTGGTGTCCAAAGCGGCGCGGCTGAGCAGCGTCGAGCTGGAGTTCCCGGCGCGCGTCATCGGCCACAACACAATCACAGCAATGCAGTCCGGAATCATGTTCGGCTACGCCGGCCTCGTCGAGGGACTGATCGACCGGATCGACGCCGAGCTTGGAGAACGGACAACCGTTATCTCCACCGGCGGATTCGGCGGCGTCTTCCTGGAACACTGCTCCCGCATCAGCCAGTATGTGCCAGAGCTAACACTCGAAGGACTGAAGCTGATCTGGAACCGATCGCAGAAGACATCACCCCCAGGCTGAGGTCAGGAATCCCAGATCGACGTCAGGACCGAACCGACGAGCGGACGACTCCAGAAGCTCCAACGTATCAACGACGTCATTGAGATCGAGTGTCTCAACCGGTGAGTGCGAGTACCGCCGGGCGATGTTCACGACTCCCGTCGGAATGCCATCCCGCACGAGATGGACGGCCGACGCGTCGCTCGTCCCGCCA
Protein-coding sequences here:
- a CDS encoding carbohydrate kinase family protein, which translates into the protein MRQGIAALGLCSWDQFIVTETYPGPGEYAIVRQQFEQSGGTTGNACAAMARLGVPVMFVTAVGDDPHGAALLGDLRHEGCDVSRAIIRTDESSDTGIIVVSGSPAHRDRTIFWIQGAKPQHGDHLPVDEMLDHPWVLLDINDARLRSFFLDLPAHQSPRTKLFGTMTYLVEMNPADGWHHALRHDVIAGNVRELLTLTGEPTLDAAFARARRDLVANACNRMFVSHGANGAYLIQPAGIEHLGAFPVDVVDTTGAGDAFAAGCLWGLLDRAPNAEIMRRANALGALACRGLGARSALPTRDEALAFIAANGQSQ
- the queG gene encoding tRNA epoxyqueuosine(34) reductase QueG — its product is MTEALSRAELREMARESGLDILGVTGPEPFSDAEHYIVDHIERGHTRGMDWFTVARARESCDPHTLHDTVQSIVSVGIPFWTGLSKPPDDGILRGRIARYAWGRDYHKTLKRRMTALVATIEKIVGRPVEARTLSDTARIVDRAVAARAGTGWVGKNSMIIVPRHGSWVMLGEIMLDIHITPDLPLAQDCGRCRICLDRCPTGAIVEPYRIDAPRCVSYLTIEERGPIPFQLRPLLGNRVFGCDTCQDVCPYTSAARPAHDPDFEPVTIENAFPSLERLATMTSADFYATYSGTAVIRAKRSGMARNAAIALGNSDDPRAEPILIQMLRCHDEPLARGHAAWALAHLTGDESHRPLTLALQSEPDPSVCVEIRQALDA
- a CDS encoding type III pantothenate kinase, with protein sequence MLFLVDIGNTNVKLGVVREGELVAHWRVATNRTSMPDEWWVVVTTLAGADGIRLDQIEGAVISSSVPSVTPWITTMVRERVGIEPIVVGSQTNLGITIDIDNPHEVGPDRLVDVAAAYAMFGGPTLVLDFGSATTLNVVTRDGRFIGGAIAPDIRAAHDALVSKAARLSSVELEFPARVIGHNTITAMQSGIMFGYAGLVEGLIDRIDAELGERTTVISTGGFGGVFLEHCSRISQYVPELTLEGLKLIWNRSQKTSPPG